The following nucleotide sequence is from Terriglobia bacterium.
CTGGTCATGATGAAATCCAGATCGAACGATTCCAGAAAACCCATACACTTCGCGCGCATGTCGGTGTCAATTCCAGCAAAGGCCTCATCCAGCAGAATCAGTCGCGGCGCAAGCGGGTTAGCGCTGCGATAGTACGCAGCGGCGGCCGCGAACTGAGGGAGGGTTAATGCGATAGCCTTTTCCCCGCCAGATCCAGTGCCGTGAGTGCGTTTAGTCAAAGGTTTCCACTGGCCATCCTGAGAACGTTCGACCCCAAAATAGTGCCACTTCCGGTAATCGAGCGCGTCAGTTAGTGATTCCTGCCATGTGGCGGCGTCGGTCTCCGCACGCTCTACCCGAATCTGCTCCTGAAGGAAGCTGCCAAGCATCTGCCGTTCCGCCACAGACCAGGTCGCAGTGCTGCGCATCAGCCTCTGACGAGCTTCCGGAAGTCCGGCCGGTCCGTCTTCACGCGCCTTCCACACAAAGCGGAGCTTCATTCCGGTACTGGTGGGACGCGCTTCCAATTCGGCGTTCATGTCGCGAATTAGAGCTTCGCCGGTATGCAAAAGATCGTGAAGATGACCGGACACTTCTCCGATCAAGTGATTCTCCAGTATCTCCCGCTCGCGGGCCTGGAGCAGGCTTTGCCGGGTTGAAACCTCTTCAATCAGCCACCCGCGTAACTCTTCGATGCTTCGTTCCATCGAGTTGTGCGTCACCGTCGCAACGAAGACATCTCCTGACCACAGGCCCGCCGGCCGGCAATACTGCGCGAGCAGAGCATTGGATATTTCCTGAAAATGTCCGGCTATCTTGTTTTGATTCCGCTCCCAAACGGCATCGGAACTGTCGATCTCCGAAAGAACGGCAGCTGTTTCCCGCGCATTCTCGATCGCTCTGGTCGTCGACCACGAGGACGCGTCGACATCGTCCAGCGACGAAACAGCAAGGTGCAACAGCCGCGTTTCGGCGAACGCCTTAAACCATCGTATGGATTCGTCACGGATGGACGTATTGTTCTGGAATTCCTGCTTGTGGAGCATCAAAGCTGTCTGAAAACCAGACAACTCGCTCTCCAGTTTTGCTTTCCGATCTACGGATTCTTCCTGGTCTTTCCTGATTCCGCTTCGATACTTTCGCGCCGCCTCCAGGCGATCGGTAATCTCCCGGGCAGTCGCGCCGACAGATCTTTCGAGCGTATCGCGAGCCGCTACCGCGGCATTCGCTGAGAGTGAAGCGTCTCTGTACGTCTGCTCCTGCCGCTCCTCGAATTCGCGAGCTTCCGCTGCGAGCAGGCCGGCGCGTTCAGCCTCGGCAGCAAGCTGCCTGCTCATCTCAAGCGTTGGCCACAATGCCGCAAGGGTTTGTAAATAGGCGCCGATTGCGTCCTCGAGTTCCTGAATTCGGTCGGCCCATTCCGAAATCCCCAAATCCGAAGCATCTGCATCTCTCTTTTCGATGGATTGCGCGAGGGCCAGGCGGCATTCGGAAGTTCGTTGTTCGGCAGCCATCACACGTTCGCGAAGTTCCGCAATAGCCCGCGCGCTCGCGCCAAGCCGGGCATGAAGATTCCGGATTTCATCGTCAGATGGAGCGGCCACCGCCTCGCGTCTTAACGTCTCACGCCGCAAAACCATTTGGGCGAAAGCCCGATCGATTCCGGCAATCGTCAGGCGGACTTCCTTAATTTCCGCGGCAATTTCAGCCATTCGTTGCAGCCGTGCTGTCTCACGCGCCGAGTGACCGATATGCCGTACTTCGGGTTTTGACCAGGAACCGCGCAAAGGCCCGAGCTGCCACGTCCCATTCGGATCGACCCAGATATGGCCGGAACCGGCATGCGCGCCGATGTGAAGTAGAACAGCACGAACGGCTTCCCCTGAAACTGTTGCGGCGCGGCTGTCGGCAGGATCGATGGACGGCGCAAGAAGATGGCCGACATGGCTATCTTCAGGAGGCAAGGGACTCTGGCCCGCGGTTACCAATGTGTCACGTATCTCCGCGTCGAACAGTGTTCCTTCCGGAGTTACCCAGGCATCAAGCAGTCCCGAAGCTTCAAGGGCCGCCTCGATACCGGCTCTCTGACGCGGATCAATGCCATCGACAAAATCGCACACGAGCCAGAGGGGCGCACCGGGACGATTGATACGTGACGCCTCATCGCGAGTGTGGGGAGCCGGCGGCGGCAGGTGGCTTCCTTCTCCAAGGCGCTCGTATTCGGATTCCCACTCGGAGAGCTTGCCAGCCCAATAAGATCGCTGTTGAAGCAACGCTGCCTGTGAATCGGCCAGGAGCCGGCCTGCCTCCGCTTCTGCGGCGCGAACCGCTTCAGAGACCGGGTTTGGCCCGTCGCCGGACTCACACCATTCCGCCAGAGATCCGGCGACTGCGTCCGAATTGCCGATTCGAAGCTCTATACAGGCGAGCAGCCATTCGCTAAACGATGCAGCCATTTTGGTCGAAGCCCGCAAAAGATCACTCCGAAACTGCCGCTGTTCGTCGAGACTGGTTTCAAGAATCCCTCGCAGATTGGTTTCCGACTCAGCCGCGTGAGTGAGTTTTTGCCTCGAAGATTCAATTTCGCTGTTCAGCTTTCGGATATGCGCGGCCTTCCTCCTCTGCGCCTGTGCCGCCTGCTCGATGAATTCTTTCTGCAATTCAGCTGCACTATGCGCTGCGCCAAGACCGGCCTGCTCCGCTTTCTTCGCGGCATCGGCGCTGACGCTCTGCAATTGCCTGCTTGCCTGCTCAGCGCGTCCGGCGGCCTCTGCCTTTTGCCGGTCTCGCTCTCTTTTCCGCTCGCCGGCGCGGCCCAACTCGTCCTTCGCCGTTTCCGCCTCGTGCTCGCGCCGACTCGCTTCTTGCACGGCTTGATCCAGAGCCTGCGCATCTTTCATTTGCGGACTTTCGAGCAAGGTTGCAATCTCGGATTCGATCTCCGTTTCGCGCCTCTTGATTTCTTCGATCCGCTGAGACGCAGATGCAAGCGCCTGAGTGACGCGATGAATATCCGATTCCGCCTTGTTGATGTCTCGCATACGCGCCTCGTACGCCGATTGCGCCGACCGAACAGAATCGGCTCGGCGCTTTGCTGCGATCTGCAAGTATCGCCGATAGTCCCTGAGGAATTCCGCTACCGCGCGTTCCGCTGCAGTGTATGACTCCAGTTGCAGCCGGTCCGCTTCCAGGTTGCGGAAAGCTTCGGCAACTTCGGAAAGGATCGCAGGAGAAACCGGCTGGAGCGCTTCGCTGAGCGTGCTCGAAAGATCCTTTTCATCGAGATGACGCGTCAATTGGGGCCGACGGAGTTTGACAAGCAAGTTCAGGAGGGTTGGATATCGATATTCGCCCAGTCTGAACAAAGCTTGATCGACGGCCTTGCGGTATTCACCTGCCGTGCCGAAGACGCTGCCATGGGTTCCTATTGCATCGTGAAGCCGATCCTTTCCCAGAGGCTGCCGGAATTCATTCTCCAGGTGCAGATCGCGGCCGATTCTCTGCGCCGTGATAAAGAACCAACGGTTGACTCCGCTTCTGCCTTCCGTGGCGCTCAGGCCACAGCCCAGCGTGAGAAAATACTGCTGTCCGGCGTCATCGCGGCGGCCGAACTCGATCCATGTGTAGCCGGTCCGCTCCGTATAACGGCCCATCAGAAGATTCCATTCAATGCGCTTGGCGGCGTCGGCATCCGG
It contains:
- a CDS encoding TIGR02680 family protein yields the protein MSRTADSENDSSARPLPAAQNLRWQPVRSGLLNIYKYDREEFHYEKGRLLLRGNNGTGKSRVLALQLPFLLEGETAAHRLEPDADAAKRIEWNLLMGRYTERTGYTWIEFGRRDDAGQQYFLTLGCGLSATEGRSGVNRWFFITAQRIGRDLHLENEFRQPLGKDRLHDAIGTHGSVFGTAGEYRKAVDQALFRLGEYRYPTLLNLLVKLRRPQLTRHLDEKDLSSTLSEALQPVSPAILSEVAEAFRNLEADRLQLESYTAAERAVAEFLRDYRRYLQIAAKRRADSVRSAQSAYEARMRDINKAESDIHRVTQALASASQRIEEIKRRETEIESEIATLLESPQMKDAQALDQAVQEASRREHEAETAKDELGRAGERKRERDRQKAEAAGRAEQASRQLQSVSADAAKKAEQAGLGAAHSAAELQKEFIEQAAQAQRRKAAHIRKLNSEIESSRQKLTHAAESETNLRGILETSLDEQRQFRSDLLRASTKMAASFSEWLLACIELRIGNSDAVAGSLAEWCESGDGPNPVSEAVRAAEAEAGRLLADSQAALLQQRSYWAGKLSEWESEYERLGEGSHLPPPAPHTRDEASRINRPGAPLWLVCDFVDGIDPRQRAGIEAALEASGLLDAWVTPEGTLFDAEIRDTLVTAGQSPLPPEDSHVGHLLAPSIDPADSRAATVSGEAVRAVLLHIGAHAGSGHIWVDPNGTWQLGPLRGSWSKPEVRHIGHSARETARLQRMAEIAAEIKEVRLTIAGIDRAFAQMVLRRETLRREAVAAPSDDEIRNLHARLGASARAIAELRERVMAAEQRTSECRLALAQSIEKRDADASDLGISEWADRIQELEDAIGAYLQTLAALWPTLEMSRQLAAEAERAGLLAAEAREFEERQEQTYRDASLSANAAVAARDTLERSVGATAREITDRLEAARKYRSGIRKDQEESVDRKAKLESELSGFQTALMLHKQEFQNNTSIRDESIRWFKAFAETRLLHLAVSSLDDVDASSWSTTRAIENARETAAVLSEIDSSDAVWERNQNKIAGHFQEISNALLAQYCRPAGLWSGDVFVATVTHNSMERSIEELRGWLIEEVSTRQSLLQAREREILENHLIGEVSGHLHDLLHTGEALIRDMNAELEARPTSTGMKLRFVWKAREDGPAGLPEARQRLMRSTATWSVAERQMLGSFLQEQIRVERAETDAATWQESLTDALDYRKWHYFGVERSQDGQWKPLTKRTHGTGSGGEKAIALTLPQFAAAAAYYRSANPLAPRLILLDEAFAGIDTDMRAKCMGFLESFDLDFIMTSEREWACYSTLRGVAIYQLSTRPGIDAVCLTRWVWNGNEKVRDG